Within Paenibacillus albicereus, the genomic segment TCATCAACTTCAAGGGCGAGCGCGAGGCAGGCAAGCAGATCCTGCTGATCGAGGGCATCTCCAAGGCCGTCGACGGAGAGCAGCTGCTGAACAACTTCACGCTCACGGTCAACAAGGGCGACAAGATCGCCTTCGTCGGCCCGAACACGCTGCCCAAGACGGCTCTGTTCCAGATCATCACGGGCGAGTCCGAGGCCGATGCCGGCACGTACCAATGGGGCATTACGACGATCCAGGGCTACTTCCCCAAGGACAACTCCGCCTACTTCGAGGGCGTGGAGATGAACCTCGTCGACTGGCTGCGCCAGTACTCCAAGGACCAGGACGAATCGTTCATCCGCGGCTTCCTCGGACGGATGCTGTTCTCCGGCGACGAAGCGCTCAAGAAGGCGAGCGTGCTCTCCGGCGGCGAGAAGGTCCGCTGCATGCTGTCCAAGATGATGCTGTCCGGCGCGAACGTGCTCATCATGGACGAACCGACCAACCACTTGGACCTCGAGTCCATCACCGCGCTCAACAACGGCTTGATCGACACGGACTGCACCGTGCTGTTCACGTCGCATGACCATCAGTTCGTGCAGACGATCGCCAACCGCATCATCGAGATTACGCCAGGGGGAGTCATCGACCGCCTCATGACGTACGAGGAGTACCTCGAGAGCGACGATGTCAAGGCGATGCGCGACCGTCTTTACGCCGGTCAGCCGAGCTGAAGCCTCCTTCGACAAAAAGAACCGCCGCTTCCCGATTCGGGAAGCGGCGGTTTTTACGTTGAAGGCTCGTCCTGCGCTCCGCGACGGAGCTGTCGCAGCCCGTTCGCGCGACCGGATTCAATCGGATTGCGGCGACGGGAAGGGCCCGCGAAGGCGGTGAGCCCGAATTTGATCTCGCTGCAACTCCACGCGCCCAGCGGCGCTAGTTCAAGAACCCGTCGAGCGCGATCGTCGGCTTGCCGTCGGCCTGCCAGGCGCCCTTGTTGTAGCCGCCGTTGTAGCCCGGTGTCGACTGCGGCTCCCAGTAGAACACGCCGAGGCCTTTGCCGCCGGAGATGTTGCGGATCTTCGTCTTGATGTCGGCGATGAAGCTCTTGGACGCGGCCGGCTGATTGTAGTCCAGGCCGATCTCGGAGATCATGACGCTTTTGCCGTAGCGGGCGATCATGTCATTGGCGTTGGCGATAGTCTGCGTCACCTTCGTCTGCCAGTCGGAGACCGATGGATAGAGCGACATGCCGATGATGTCGAACGTCGCGCCGTTCGCGATCAGCCCGCCGATGTTCCAGACGAACAGCGCGTTGTCGTAGCCGTTGGCGAGATGCACGATCGTCTTGGTCGACGGAAAGATGCTCTTGACCGCATTGTTGCCCGTGTTGACGAGCCAGGCGTAATTCTTCATGTTGACGGAAGCGCGGCCGTCCTGCCACAGCATGCCGTCGTTCGTCTCGTTGCCGATCTGCACCCAGTCGGGCGTGACGCCCTTCGCCTTCATCGCGTTCATGACGTAGACGGTATGCGACCAGACCGCGTCCATGAGCTGGGTGAAGGTGAAGCTCTGCCAGGCGTAGGGCTTGGTCTGCTTGCCCGGGTCGGCCCAGGAGTCGCTGTAATGAAGCGACAGCATGACGCTCATGCCTTGTTCCTTCGCCCGCGCCGCCAGCTCCGCCGCCTTCTCGGCGTTCAGGTAGCCGTTGCCGTAGTCGCTCATGTTCGGATTGACCCAGACGCGGATGCGGGCGGAGTTCAGGCCGTAGTCGTTCTTGAGAATATTGAAAATGTCCCGCGTCGTGCCGTTCTTGTCCTTCCATTTGTAGCCCTGCGCCTCCATGGCGGCGACCCAGCTGATGTCGGCTCCTTTGGCGAAGGCCGGCGCAGCCGCCGCCTTGCCGCCGATGGCGCTGCTCCCGGCGCTTTCCCAGGCCGGAGCGAGCAGCAGGAGCAGCGCCGCCATCAGGAGGGCGATCGCCTGTTTCCACCTGCGCGTCCGTGCCTGCCGTCCGCCGAGAGCCTCTGCGTGTTGGTTCATTCTTCATCTTCCTCCTTGTCGAAAATGGATTCCTCCGTATCGTAAGCGCTTACGTGGCGGCCCGACAGTGAGCGCAGCCATGATTTCTTATCCAGAATCAACGACAGGCAGGTCCGCCAAGGCAGCGATAGCGGCGAGACGCGCGGTCCCGATCGTATCCGTCTCCGCGATCGTGGAAAACCTATAAGAAAACGTTGCCTCGCGCAGTAGGCATCCGCCTGCCGGGAAAGGTACAATGGGGTATTGAACTCGGGCCGGACACGGAACGGAACGGAATGGAACGGAACGGAATGGAACGGCCCTGGGCGGAGGCGGCAGCGATGAGAGACGCGAAGAGAAAGTCCTTTATCCCATATACCTACAAAATGATGATCCCGTACCTGCTGCTCGTGCTCGTCACCGACGCCCTGATCGGCACGATCTCCTACCGGATGCTCGTCGAGTCGCGGACGGAGATCGCGCGCACGAACATCCAGGCGGCGATGCAGCAGACGCGCACGAACATGCGCTACCAGATGGAGGAGATCAAGCGCATCTCGGACACGCTGTTCGGCAGCGTGCCGTTTCAGCGCGCGCTGCAGAAGCACGGGGACGATCTGCAGGCGTATCTCACCATGCTCGACGAGATCGTGCCCAAGCTGCAGGAGCCGCTGCAGCTGTTCGGCAATCCGCTGCGCATCGAGCTCTATACGACCAACCCCGACCTGTACGAGATCGAGGGCGACGATCCGTCGACGCCGATCGAGCGGAGCGACTATTACGTGCTGTCCGCCGAGCGGCTGCGCGGCAGCGCCTGGCCGGAGCAGTCCGGACAATGGTTCGGCAGCAGCCGCTGGATGCAGGTGGAGTCCGACGCGCAGCACCGTCAGCTGTCGCATCTGACGAGGCTCATCTCCTATAGCGATTATCAGACGGTTATCGGCTACATCCGCATCACCGCGCGGCTCGACGACCTGCTCGGACGCTTCGACGCCTTTCCCGTGGAGAAGGGCATGACGCTGCGCCTGCTCGATCAGCAGACGGGCCGGACGCTGTATGACAAAGGCGAGGTCAACGAGGCGGACGCGCCCGGGCATCTGACGCTGACGGAGGCGGTGCCGGGCAGCGGCTACGTCATTCAGGCGGTCGTGTCGCAGAGGTACCTGCAGGAGGACGCGCGCCGGCTCGGCCTCGTCATCGTCGGCGTCTGCTCGGTCAGCTTTGCCGTCATGGCGCTCATCGGCTTCATGGTGGCGCGCCTGTCCGGGCGCAAGATGCGCAAGATCGTGACGCTCGTGCAGTCGTTCCAGGACGGCAGCCTCGAGAAGCGCATCCGCTTCTCCGGCAAGGACGAGTTCGTGCAGATCGCCGATGCGTTCAACACGATGGCCGAGCATGTCAAGGAGCTCATCAGCAGCGTGTTCGCCCAGGGGCAGAAGCGCAAGCAGGCGGAGCTCGAGGCGCTGCAGGCGCAGATCAACCCGCATTTCCTCTACAACACGCTATCCACGATCAGCAGCCTGGCCAACATGGGCGAGACGCGCCAGGTGACGGAGATGGTGAAGGGGCTGTCGCGCTTCTACCGGCTGTCGCTCAACGAAGGGCGCGTGCTCATCCCGCTCGCCCAGGAGCTGGAGCAGGTGCAGACGTATCTGGACATCCAGCAGGTGAAGTACGCGGACGCCTTCACGGTGCATCTGCACGCCGAGCCGGACATCGGGGAGCTGCGGGTGATGAAGCTGATCCTCCAGCCGTTCGTGGAAAACGTGTTCAAGCATGCCTGGTACGGCGAAAGCATCGCCATCCGCATCACGGCCCGCCGGCTCGGCGCCGATCTGGAGCTGAAGGTGATCGACAGCGGCGTCGGCATGAACGACGAGACGCTGGAGAAGCTGCGCTCCGGCACGGCCGGCCTGTCGGGCGAGCCGGTCGCGTCCGCTCCCGCAGGCACATCGGCCGCCTTGGGCCGATCCGTCACCGGCGGCAGCTACGGCATCCGCAACGTCGACGAGCGCATCCGGCTGCGCTACGGCGAGCGGTACGGCATCGAGGTCGGCAGCGTGTACGGCGGCGGCACGACGGTGCGCATCCTGCTCCCCGCCGAAGGCGAGTGGGAGGACGGCATCGTCCGGGAACGAAAGGAGGAAGGCCGATGAACGAAGGAACGCCGATCCGGCTGCTGCTCGTCGACGACGAGGCGGTCGATCTGGAATGGCTGCGGCGGCGGGTCGCGGGCAGCGGCCTGCCGGTGCAGGTAGCAGGCACAGCGAGCAGCGGCTTCGCGGCGCTCGACCTGCTGCAGCGCGAGCAGGTGGACGTCATCCTGTCGGACATCCGCATGCCGATCATGAGCGGCATCGAGTTCGCCCGGCGGGCCAAGGAGGCGCGCCCGCAGGTGAAGCTTGTCTTCATCAGCGGCCATGAGGACTTCCACTACGCCAAGGAGGCGCTGCGGCTGAGCGCGTCCGGCTACCTGCTCAAGCCGGTCGACGACGAAGAGCTGCTGGCGATGCTCGCTGCGCTCTGCCGCGACGTCGAGCAGGAGAAGCGGGCGAGCCGCAGCGTCTCGGAGGCGCTGTCGCTGGCGGCGCGGGAGCTGCTGCTGCGCTGGCTCGGCGGGGACCGCTCCCCGCTGCTCGAGGAGCATCTGCAGCCCTATCTGCACTCGGCCGCCGAGCATGGCGCGAGCTGCGCCTTGATCGAGATCGACGATCTGGAGTGGAAAGCCGCGGCGCTGGGCGAGGAGGAGCGCGACCGGCAGCTCGCCGCGCTGAACGCGTTTCTGGACGGCTTCGCGGAGCGCCGTCAGCTCGGCCTGCTGCTGGCCGGCCTGCCGGGAGCGCGGGCCGCGCTGATCGCCGGGCCGGGCGCGGACGCGCGGCTCGAGGAGCTCGTCGCCGAGATCGGCCGCCGCTTCCCGCTGACAGTGACGGTCGGGGTCGGCCGTCCGGCGGAGCGCTGGCAGGAGCTGCCGGAGTCGTACCGCGAGGCGCAGGCCGCGCTGAGCGCCAAGTGGCTGCTCGGCAAGAACCGCGTCCTGCGCGGGAGCGCCGAGCCGGCCGGAGAGGAAGGACCGTCCGCCGCCCAGGAGGCGGTCGTCGACCGGATGCTCGCCGCCATCCTGCACTATGATCTCGTCGAGATCGACGATTGCCTGCTGGAGCTGTTCGGCGGCTCCGGCCGGCTGCGCCGCAGCGAGGCGTACCCGCTCGTGCTGCGGCTGACGTCCAAGCTGCACGCCGATCTGCAAGCCATGGACGAGAACCTGTACGAGCTGCTCAAGTGGGACACGCATGAGCCGGGAGTGATGTTCCAGTTCGAGACGATGAACGACTTGCTCTCGTGGCTGCGCAAGCGGCTGTTCGAGCTGTCCGAGCTGCTGCTCATCAAGAGCCGAAGGCACAGCCGCAAGCTGATCGACGAGATCAAGGCCTATGTCGAGGAACGGCTGGAGCAGAAGGTGACGCTCAAGGAGACAGCGGCGCAGTTCAGCTTCACGCCGAACTACCTCGGCCACCTGTTCAAGGAGGAGACCGGCCAGCACTTCAGCGACTACCTGCTTGAGCGCAAGCTCCGGCGCACTTGCGCGCTGCTCGAGGAGCCGACGCTCAAGATTTACGAGATCGCCGACCGCATGGGCTACAAGAACATCGTCTACTTCAACCGGCAGTTCAAGCAGGCGACCGGCATGTCGCCGGGCGAATATCGCAAGAAGGCGGGCATCTAGCCCGCTTTTTCGGCGTGAATGAAGTTGTCTCCGGGCGAAGCCGGAGAACCGGTCATGGGTCATGAAGCCCGCTGTGCGAGCCGAGTCTTTCTCGGCAGCGCCGGAAGAGGCTGATTGGTGGCCAAGAAGCCCGCAGCGCGAGCCGAGCCTTTCTCGGCAGCGCCGGAAGCGGCTGAGTGTGGCCAAGAAGCCCGCAGCGCGAGCCGAGCCTTTCTCGACAGCGCCGGAAGCGGCTGAGTAGTGGACAGAAGCCCGCAGCGTGAGCCGAGCCTTTCTCGGCAGCACCGAAAGAGGATGAGTGGTGGACAAGAAGCTTGCTGCGCGAGCCGAGCCTTTCTCGGCAGCGCCGGAAGCGGCTGATTGGTGGACAAGAAGCCCGCAGCGCGAGCCGAGCCTTTCTGGGCAGCGCCGGAAGCGGCTGAGTGGTGGACAAGAAGCCCGCAGCGCGAGCCGAGCCTTTCTCGGCAGCGCCGTAAGAGGATGAGTGGTGGACAAGAAGCCCGCAGCGCGAGCCGAGCCTTTCTCCGATTCCACTGGAAGCCGGATGCCTGGATTGCCCAACCTCCTATGCGGAGGCCATCCGTCTTCCAAGAGGACCGCTGCTGCTTCTCCGAAAGGCATCGCCTCGCTCCGCTTCCGCTTGTCCCAATGCCACCCTCCCCTCGGCCGAACGAAGGGGTCCAAACTACCCTCACGAGCGAAAAGGCGGCTGATCCGACTGAGCGAAGGGGTCGGGACTACCGTCATGAGCTCAAAGCTAGATGATTCGGCCGAACGAAGGGGTCCAAACTACCTTCACGAGCGAGAAGGCGGCTGGTCCGACTGAGCGAAGGGGTCGGGACTACCGTCATGAGCTCAAAGCTAGATGATTCGGCCGAACGAAGGGGTCGGGACTACCGTCATGAGCTCAAAGCTAGGTGATTCCGCCGAACGAAGGGGTCCAAACTACCGTCACGAGCGAGAAGGCGGCTGGTCCGACTGAGCGAAGGGGTCGGGACTACCGTCATGAGCTCAAAGCTAGATGATTCGGCCGAACGAAGGGGTCCAAACTACCGTCACGAGCGAGAAGGCGGCTGGTCCGACTGAGGGAAGGGGTCGGGACTACCGTCATGAGCTCAAAGCTAGATGATTCGTCCGAACGAAGGGGTCCAAACTACCGTCACGAGCGAGAAGGCGGCTGGTCCGACTGAGGGAAGGGGTCGGGACTACCGTCATGAGCTCAAAGCTAAGTGATCCGGCCGAACGAAGGGGTCCAAACTACCGTCATGAGCGAGGAGCCGGCTGGTCTGACTCAGCGACAGTGTCCAAACCGCCGTCGGAAGGTGGTGAAGACGGTGAATTTGACCTTGTATGCAGCTTTCTGAATCCAAGGGGTTGAGCGAGGAAGGCGAGCGAGGGGGTTCAATGAGTCGGAAAGCGAAGCGGACGGGGGCTCGTGGAGAAGCGGAAGCGGTTCCCTTGGAGGCCGGATTCCACCCCTGTTGGGGAATGGAATCAAAGGAATCTGGGCTCCAGGGAGATCGGAACGAGTCCCCGCTCCGCGAAGCGGATGCCCGGCTTCGATGTCTGCTCCGCGAAGCGAATGCCCGGCTTCAATGTCTGCTCCGCGAAGCGGATGCCCGGCTTCGATGTCTGCTCCGCGAAGCGGATGCCCGGCTTCGATGTCTGCTCCGCAAAGCGGATGCCGACTTCGATGCCCGGCTTCAATGTCTGCTCCGCGAAGCGGTTCCCGGCTTCGATGCCCGCTCCGCAAAGCGGATGCCCGGCTTCGATGCCCGGTCTCGATGCCCGCTCCGCCCGCCGGCTCCCGTCCCTTCCCGCCTCCCGTTGAAAAAGTATCGGTTATTGTTGCTCCTCCCAATGACGGCGTCCAGGGCGGCGGACCTATAATGGGACCGTAAGCCAGACCAGACCGCAACACCGAGAGGAGAGGGGCTCATGAACCGAGGCGGCTTTTGGTCGGACGTCAGCAAGTACCGCGTCCTCCTGCTCATGCTGCTGCCGGCCGTTCTGTTCTTCCTGCTGTTCGCCTACATCCCGATGGCCGGGATCGTACTCGCGTTCAAGCAGTTCAATTACAACGGAGGCATCTTCGGCAGTCCGTGGAACGGACTCGACAACTTCCGGTTCTTCTTTGAATCCGGGGACGCCTGGCGGGTCACCCGCAACACGGCGCTGTACAATATCGCGTTCATCATCGTGAACAACGTGCTGCAGATCGCGGCGGCGATCCTGCTGTTCGAGGCGGCGCGGCCGTTCTTCCGCAAGATTTTCCAGACGATGCTGTTCCTGCCGTACTTCATCTCCTGGGTCGTCGTCGGGGCGATCGCCTACAACCTGTTCAACTACGACTACGGCATGCTGAACTCCGTGCTCGGCTGGCTCGGGATGGAGCCGATCGACGTGTACAACACGGCCTCCTACTGGCCGCTGCTGCTGATCCTCATCTCCGCATGGAAGGCGCTCGGCTACGGCACGGTCATGTACCTGGCCGCGATCACCGGGCTCGACCGCGAGATGTACGAGGCGGCGGAGATCGACGGGGCGAACATCTTCCAGCGCATCATCCACATCACGATCCCGAACCTGATGCCGACGCTCATCATCCTCGTGCTGCTCGCGATCGGCAACATCTTCCGCGGCGACTTCGGAATGTTCTACAACATGGTCGGCACCAACGGCATCCTGTTCTCGACGACCGACGTCATCGACACGTACGTGTTCCGCGCGCTGACGGCGAACAACGACATCGGCATGTCGGCCGCGGCCGGCTTCTACCAGTCGATCCTCGGCTTCATCACGATCCTCGTCGCCAACTGGGCGGTCCGCCGCTACGACAAGGACCGGGCGCTGTTCTAGAAAGGAGGCTCATCCGACATGAAAAACCAGGCTGCGGCCGCCCCGGCCGCCTCCGACGCGGTCCGAGGCAAAGCCGTCCGCCGGGACATGCTGCTGTTCCGCATCCTCGGCTACGCGGTGCTGACGCTGCTCGCGCTGTTCTGCTTCGTGCCGTTCCTGCTCGTGCTGTCCTCGTCGCTGACGAGCGAGAGCTCGATCATCGAGAACGGCTTCCAGCTGCTGCCGGCGGAGTTCTCCACCGAAGCGTACTCGCTGCTGTTCCAGTACCCGGAGCAGATTCTCCGCGCCTACGCCGTCACGATCGGCGTGACGGCGCTCGGCACCTTCGCCGGACTGTTCCTGACGTCGATGACGGCGTACGTGCTGTCCCGCAAGGATTTCCGCTGGCGCAACTCGTTCTCGTTCTTCTTCTTCTTCACGACGCTGTTCAGCGGCGGGCTCGTCCCGTGGTACCTGCTCATCGTCAACTACCTGCAGCTCAAGGACACGTTCATCGTGCTCGTGCTGCCGATGCTGCTCAACGTGTTCTACATCATCGTCATGAAGTCGTTCATGAGCGGCATCCCGGAGGCGATCGTCGAGTCGGCCAAGATGGACGGGGCGGACGACTTCCGGATCTACTGGCAGCTCATCCTGCCGCTCGCCAAGCCGGCGCTCGCCACGATCGGGCTGTTCCTGGCGCTCGGCTACTGGAATGACTGGTACAACGCGCTGCTGTTCGTCTCCAACGACAACCTGATGCCGCTCCAGTACTACCTGTACAAGATGCTGGGCAACATGGACGGCATGCGCAAGGCGCTCATCAGCTCCGGCGCGGTCGTGACCCTCAGCATCCCGACGGAGAGCCTCAAGATGGCGATGACTGTCACCGCGATCGGGCCGATCCTGCTGGCCTATCCGTTCATCCAGCGCTACTTCGTGCAAGGCCTGACGATCGGGTCCGTGAAGGGCTAGTCCTTTCTTATACTCATATAGGGGGAACACTTCCATGAAAACGAACACGAGAAAAGCAGCCCTGCTGCCGCTGGCGGCCGCGCTGTCGCTGACCGCCATCCTCTCCGCCTGCAGCGGCGGAGGCAATGCCGAGCCGTCCGCAGCTCCGGCCGCATCGACCGCACCGTCCGCTGCGCCGGGCGAATCGTCCGGCCCAGCCGACACGTCGCAGGAGGTCAAGCTCAAGATGATCCTCGTCGGCGGCAAGCCGGTCGACTACGACAAGGTGTTCGGCGAGCTGAACGCGAAGCTCAAGGAGAAGATCAACGCGACGGTCGAGGTCGAGTTCCTCGACTGGTCCGACTGGAACCAGAAGTACCCGCTCAAGTTCGCGGCCAACGAGGACTTCGACCTCGTGTATACGGCGAACTGGGCGTACTACAACGACCAGGCGCTCAAGGGCGGCTTCCTGGAGCTGACCGAGGACATGCTGAAGCAGTACGCGCCGCAGACGATGGAAAGCATGCCGTCTGTCTCGTGGGACCAGGCCAAGGTGAACGGCAAGCTGTACATGGTGCCGAACAACAACGTCGAGGTCAACGACAAGGTCATCCTGTACCGCGAGGACCTGCGCAAGAAGCACAATCTGCCGGAGATCAACAGCCTCGACACGTACGCGCAGTATTTGAAGGCGATCGCGGCGAACGAAAAGGGCATCATCCCTTACGGCGCCAAAGCCGGCGACGGCTGGAAGTGGCATGAGATGGACCAGGCGACGCTGGAGCAGCACAACGACTGGAACCTCGTCGACACGACGCTGCCGCTCGCCTACAAGATGGACGACGCGACGGGCCAGATCTTCAACATCTACGACACGCAGGAGTTCAAGGATCTGCTCGTGTACTACAAGGATCTGGCGGACAGCGGCGTCTGGAGCAAAAACGTCGTCAGCAACAAGAACGACGTCTGGCAGGACATCAAGGCCGGCAAGGTCGCTTCCTATGCCGCCCAGAACCTCGGCACCGCCGGCTCCAACCTGGCGGAGATGCGCCGCGACAACCCGTCGCTTGAAGTCGCCATCGCGGACATCACGCCGAACGGCAAGAAGATCGCCGCCATCTCCACGCAGAACGGCATGGCGATTCACGCGACGAGCAAAAATCCGGAGCGCTCGCTCATGCTGATCGACCTGCTGCAGAACGACAAGGAGATCCATGACCTGACGATGTACGGCATCGCCGGCGCGAACTACGTGCCGGAGGGCGACGACAAGTATGCGGCCGGTCCGACCGCGGGCAACTACACCGGCTTCTCCAATTGGGGCTGGAACTCGCCGCTCAACCGCAAGGACGCCTCGTATCCTCAGGAAGCGGACGATATGTTCAACGGCTGGCAGTCTAAAATCTACCACTTCCCGCTGGAGACGTTCGTGTTCAACGGCGAGAAGGTCAAGGCGGAAGTCGCCAACATCGGCAACGTCATGACGCGCTACGCGATTCCGCTGGAATACGGCCTCATCAAGGACATCGACAAGGGCCATGCCGACCTCATCAAGCAGCTCAAGGCCGCCGGCATCGACAAGGTGCAGGCCGAGATGCAGGCGCAGGTCGACGCGTTCCTCGCGGCGCAGAAGTAAGATCATGATCCCGCTCGCGGGCAAGCGGCCCGTCAACGGGCCGAACAAGTACTCGGCGGCAAGCGGCCCGTCGACGGGCCGAACGAGTCCTAAGCGGCAAGCGATCCGTCGACGGGCCGAACAAGTCCTCGGCGGCAAGCGATCCGTCGATGGGCCGAACGAGCCCTCGGCGGCAGCGATCCGTCGACGGGCCGAACGAGCTCGCGGCCGCCGTCCGTTCCGCTGCAGCCGCCCCCTCGCGGGGGCGGCTCGCGGCTTTTCGCTTGATGTTTTTTTACTCGAAAGGAGAAAGACCGCCATGACCAAAACCCTCAAGTTCCCCCCGATCAGCCCGAAGCTGCCCGTTATGATGCACGGAGCGGACTACAACCCCGACCAGTGGCAGCATGATCCCGCCGTGCTGGAGGAGGACATCCGCCTCATGAAGCTCGCAGGCTGCAACGTCATGTCCGTCGGCATCTTCGCCTGGGCGGCGCTGGAGCCGGAGGAAGGCCGCTTCGAGTTCGGCTGGATGGACCGGCTGCTGGACACGTTCGCCGAGAACGGCATCTATGCCTGGCTGGCGACGCCGAGCGGCGCGCGTCCGGCCTGGATGTCGGAGAAGTACCCCGAGGTGCTGCGCACGGGCGGCAACCGGGTCCGCAATCTGCACGGCATGCGCCACAACCACTGCTATACGTCTCCGGTGTACCGGGAAAAGACGCGCCTCATGAACGCCCAGCTGGCGGAGCGCTACGCCCAGCATCCGGCGGTGCTCGGCTGGCATATCTCCAATGAGTACGGCGGCGAATGCCACTGCGGGCATTGCCAGGACGCGTTCCGCGCGTGGCTCCAGGAGCGCTACGGCACGCTGGACGCGCTCAACGCCGCCTGGTGGGCGACGTTCTGGAGCCATACGTACACGTCGTGGGAGCAGGTCGAGTCGCCCGCGCCGCACGGCGAGACGATGGTGCACGCGCACAACCTCGATTGGCGCCGCTTCGTGACGCATCAGACGGCGGACTTCTGCCGCGCCGAGATCGAGCCGCTGAAGGCGGCCAATCCGGAGCTGCCGGCGACGACGAACCTGATGGACCTGTTCTACGACCTCGACTACCGGGAGCTGGCCAAGGTGATCGACTTCGTCAGCTGGGACGCCTACCCGATGTGGCATTCGCAGGCGAGCGACGCCGGCACGGCCGCCTGGTTCGCGTTCAACCACGACCTGTTCCGCTCGCTCAAGCAGCAGCCGTTCCTGCTCATGGAGAGCACGCCGAGCCTGACGAACTGGCAGCCCGTCAGCAAGCTCAAGCGTCCCGGCATGCACCGGCTCAGCTCGCTGCAGGCAGTGGCGCACGGCTCCGACTCGGTGCAGTATTTCCAATGGCGCAAGAGCCGCGGCTCGAGCGAGAAGTTCCATGGCGCGGTCGTCGACCATGTCGGCCACGAGCATACGCGCGTGTTCCGGGACGTGGCCGAGCTCGGCCGCGAGCTCGCGTCCATGGGCGAGGTCGTCGGCACGGGCGTGCCGGCGGAGACGGCGATCGTGTTCGACTGGGACAACCGCTGGGCGGTGAACGACGCGCAGGGCCCGCGCAACGGCGGCCTGCGCTATGAGCAGACGGTCGTGCAGCACTACAAGGCGCTGTGGGAAATGGGCGTGCCGGTCGACGTCATCGGCTCCGCCGATCCGCTGGACGGCTACAAGCTGCTGATCCTGCCGATGACGTACCTGCTGCGTCAGGACGCCGGCGAGCGCATCGAGGCGTTCGTGCGCGGGGGCGGCACGGTCGCGATGACGTACTGGAGCGGCGTCGTCGACGAGCATGACCTGTGCCGTCTCGACGGCTTCCCCGGTCCGCTGCGCAAGGCGGCGGGCGTCTGGGCCGAGGAGATCGAAGGCTTGCACGACGGCGAGGAGAATCGCCTCGTGCTGCGCGAGGGCAATGCGCTCGGCCTGACGGGCAGCTGGCGCATCCACGAAATCTGCGAGCTGATCCACGCCGAGGGCGCGGAGGTCGTGGCCGAGTACGGCGACGACTTCTACGCCGGGCGGCCGGCGCTGACGGTCCACGCCTTCGGCGAGGGCCGGGTGCACTATCTGGCCGCGCGCGTGGCGGACGACTCGTTCTACGGCGCGTGGTACGGCGCGCTCGTCCGCGAGGCGGGCGTGGCGCGCGCGCTGGAGGCGGAGCTGCCTGCGGGCGTGACCGCGCAGCTGCGCAGCGACGGGGAGCACGACTACGTGTTCGTGCTCAACTTCTCCGGCGCGGCGGCGCAGGTGCGGCTCGGCGAGAGCGGACTCGTCCGCTTCGAGTCCGGCGAGCCGGCCGGCGCCGAGCTGGCGCTGCCGGCGCACGGCGCGGCGCTGCTGAAGCGCGCCGCGCGGCGCTAGGGCGGCGGGCGGCAGGCGGCCGGGCGCGGGAGAGGCAGGGCGGTGGCGGGCGAGCGTGGGAGGCAGAGGCGAGCAGCGGGGGCGGGCGAGCGTGGGAGGCAGAGGCGAGCAGCGGGGGCGGGCGAGCGTGGGAGGCAGAGGCGAGCGGCGGGCGGTAGGTGGCCCGGCATGGGAGGCAGGGGCGGCGGCGAGCGAGCGTGGGAGGCAGAGGCGAGCGGCGGGCGGACGGTAGGCGGCCCGGCACGGGAGGCAGGGGCGGCGGCGA encodes:
- a CDS encoding sensor histidine kinase produces the protein MRDAKRKSFIPYTYKMMIPYLLLVLVTDALIGTISYRMLVESRTEIARTNIQAAMQQTRTNMRYQMEEIKRISDTLFGSVPFQRALQKHGDDLQAYLTMLDEIVPKLQEPLQLFGNPLRIELYTTNPDLYEIEGDDPSTPIERSDYYVLSAERLRGSAWPEQSGQWFGSSRWMQVESDAQHRQLSHLTRLISYSDYQTVIGYIRITARLDDLLGRFDAFPVEKGMTLRLLDQQTGRTLYDKGEVNEADAPGHLTLTEAVPGSGYVIQAVVSQRYLQEDARRLGLVIVGVCSVSFAVMALIGFMVARLSGRKMRKIVTLVQSFQDGSLEKRIRFSGKDEFVQIADAFNTMAEHVKELISSVFAQGQKRKQAELEALQAQINPHFLYNTLSTISSLANMGETRQVTEMVKGLSRFYRLSLNEGRVLIPLAQELEQVQTYLDIQQVKYADAFTVHLHAEPDIGELRVMKLILQPFVENVFKHAWYGESIAIRITARRLGADLELKVIDSGVGMNDETLEKLRSGTAGLSGEPVASAPAGTSAALGRSVTGGSYGIRNVDERIRLRYGERYGIEVGSVYGGGTTVRILLPAEGEWEDGIVRERKEEGR
- a CDS encoding response regulator — encoded protein: MNEGTPIRLLLVDDEAVDLEWLRRRVAGSGLPVQVAGTASSGFAALDLLQREQVDVILSDIRMPIMSGIEFARRAKEARPQVKLVFISGHEDFHYAKEALRLSASGYLLKPVDDEELLAMLAALCRDVEQEKRASRSVSEALSLAARELLLRWLGGDRSPLLEEHLQPYLHSAAEHGASCALIEIDDLEWKAAALGEEERDRQLAALNAFLDGFAERRQLGLLLAGLPGARAALIAGPGADARLEELVAEIGRRFPLTVTVGVGRPAERWQELPESYREAQAALSAKWLLGKNRVLRGSAEPAGEEGPSAAQEAVVDRMLAAILHYDLVEIDDCLLELFGGSGRLRRSEAYPLVLRLTSKLHADLQAMDENLYELLKWDTHEPGVMFQFETMNDLLSWLRKRLFELSELLLIKSRRHSRKLIDEIKAYVEERLEQKVTLKETAAQFSFTPNYLGHLFKEETGQHFSDYLLERKLRRTCALLEEPTLKIYEIADRMGYKNIVYFNRQFKQATGMSPGEYRKKAGI
- a CDS encoding ABC transporter permease; this encodes MNRGGFWSDVSKYRVLLLMLLPAVLFFLLFAYIPMAGIVLAFKQFNYNGGIFGSPWNGLDNFRFFFESGDAWRVTRNTALYNIAFIIVNNVLQIAAAILLFEAARPFFRKIFQTMLFLPYFISWVVVGAIAYNLFNYDYGMLNSVLGWLGMEPIDVYNTASYWPLLLILISAWKALGYGTVMYLAAITGLDREMYEAAEIDGANIFQRIIHITIPNLMPTLIILVLLAIGNIFRGDFGMFYNMVGTNGILFSTTDVIDTYVFRALTANNDIGMSAAAGFYQSILGFITILVANWAVRRYDKDRALF
- a CDS encoding glycoside hydrolase family 53 protein, translated to MAALLLLLAPAWESAGSSAIGGKAAAAPAFAKGADISWVAAMEAQGYKWKDKNGTTRDIFNILKNDYGLNSARIRVWVNPNMSDYGNGYLNAEKAAELAARAKEQGMSVMLSLHYSDSWADPGKQTKPYAWQSFTFTQLMDAVWSHTVYVMNAMKAKGVTPDWVQIGNETNDGMLWQDGRASVNMKNYAWLVNTGNNAVKSIFPSTKTIVHLANGYDNALFVWNIGGLIANGATFDIIGMSLYPSVSDWQTKVTQTIANANDMIARYGKSVMISEIGLDYNQPAASKSFIADIKTKIRNISGGKGLGVFYWEPQSTPGYNGGYNKGAWQADGKPTIALDGFLN
- a CDS encoding carbohydrate ABC transporter permease; amino-acid sequence: MKNQAAAAPAASDAVRGKAVRRDMLLFRILGYAVLTLLALFCFVPFLLVLSSSLTSESSIIENGFQLLPAEFSTEAYSLLFQYPEQILRAYAVTIGVTALGTFAGLFLTSMTAYVLSRKDFRWRNSFSFFFFFTTLFSGGLVPWYLLIVNYLQLKDTFIVLVLPMLLNVFYIIVMKSFMSGIPEAIVESAKMDGADDFRIYWQLILPLAKPALATIGLFLALGYWNDWYNALLFVSNDNLMPLQYYLYKMLGNMDGMRKALISSGAVVTLSIPTESLKMAMTVTAIGPILLAYPFIQRYFVQGLTIGSVKG